A stretch of Candidatus Thermoplasmatota archaeon DNA encodes these proteins:
- a CDS encoding translation initiation factor IF-5A — translation MSVTQGEVRQLKEGRYLVVDEEPCKILSITTSKPGKHGAAKARIDVVGIFDGVKRSVTMPTSDKCKIPMIDKRNAQVINIREGIAQLMDNATYETFELPIPDELKGEIEVGKDTMYFEAMGRKMLGRS, via the coding sequence ATGTCTGTGACGCAGGGCGAAGTCCGCCAACTCAAGGAGGGGCGGTATCTGGTGGTCGACGAGGAACCCTGCAAGATCCTGAGCATCACGACGTCGAAGCCGGGCAAGCACGGCGCGGCGAAGGCGAGGATCGACGTCGTCGGCATCTTCGACGGCGTCAAGCGGTCGGTCACGATGCCGACCTCGGACAAGTGCAAGATCCCGATGATCGACAAGCGCAACGCGCAGGTCATCAACATCCGGGAGGGCATCGCCCAGCTCATGGACAACGCCACCTACGAGACCTTCGAGCTCCCGATCCCCGACGAGCTCAAGGGCGAGATCGAGGTCGGCAAGGACACCATGTACTTCGAGGCCATGGGCCGCAAGATGCTCGGGCGCTCGTGA
- the pyrF gene encoding orotidine-5'-phosphate decarboxylase, translated as MTAAEGFRARLAASAARRRSWLCLGLDPEWGRLSPDLRALGPAEALYRFSRDAIDATADAVSSVKPQSAFFEEHGAEGFDALRRVIAHARSKGLPVILDAKRGDIGNTAKAYARAAFDHLGADAVTVNPYMGRDSVDPFAAYAEKGVFVLCRTSNPAGDALQGLALAEGGRLFERTARLVAEWDARGNLGVVVGATYPDELARVRALLGEDAPILVPGVGAQGGSPADALKGANARGANALVVAARAILYAGAGSPADQKAAAHALRDALASASKGHQA; from the coding sequence TTGACGGCGGCCGAGGGCTTCCGGGCCCGACTCGCGGCGTCCGCGGCCCGCCGACGTTCCTGGCTCTGCCTCGGGCTCGACCCCGAATGGGGCCGGCTTTCTCCCGACCTGCGCGCGCTCGGCCCCGCCGAGGCGCTCTATCGTTTCTCGCGCGACGCGATCGACGCCACGGCCGACGCCGTGTCGTCCGTGAAGCCCCAGAGCGCATTCTTCGAAGAGCATGGGGCGGAGGGTTTCGACGCGCTCCGCCGCGTCATCGCCCACGCCCGCTCCAAGGGGCTACCCGTCATCCTCGACGCGAAGCGAGGCGACATCGGCAACACCGCGAAAGCCTACGCGCGCGCGGCGTTCGACCATCTCGGCGCGGACGCGGTGACGGTGAATCCGTACATGGGCCGGGATTCGGTCGACCCCTTCGCCGCCTACGCAGAGAAAGGCGTGTTCGTCCTCTGCCGCACCTCGAACCCCGCAGGCGACGCCCTTCAGGGCCTCGCGCTCGCGGAGGGGGGCCGGCTCTTCGAGCGCACCGCGCGGCTCGTCGCCGAGTGGGACGCGCGCGGCAACCTCGGGGTCGTCGTCGGCGCGACCTACCCCGACGAGCTCGCCCGCGTCCGGGCCCTCCTGGGCGAGGACGCGCCCATCCTCGTGCCGGGGGTCGGCGCCCAGGGCGGATCGCCCGCCGACGCGCTCAAGGGCGCGAACGCGCGCGGCGCGAACGCGCTCGTCGTCGCGGCGCGCGCCATCCTCTACGCCGGGGCCGGGTCCCCCGCCGACCAGAAGGCGGCGGCGCACGCCCTCCGCGACGCCCTCGCTTCGGCCTCGAAGGGGCATCAGGCTTAA